The stretch of DNA TGTCTACTTCTAGAAAATAGTAGATTCGCTAGTCCATCATCCTTGGAAATTGATGCTAAAGTCAAAGATATTGATGTCCCTGAAGAAAGCTCGCTTAGGGAGTGGAAGACAGCTATTGAGCATTACTTTAAGAGTGTTACGTCTGTGCTTCTTCTGCAGGAGACATGCCAAAATCCTCATAAAGATATAACTCTTGAACAGGTAAACATATTTTTCCTAAATATTGGTAGAGCAAGGTCTCTGATTtgtttcatttaaattttttaacatcaTAATAGTTTCTTTATTCTTTTCCCTTGGTagtttcattttgattttttccAGATTGTTCtgcattttcttcttttcattgtATATCATCACCGTGCTACTTTTCTTTGCATTGTAAATGATTAGTTCTTTAACTATGGAATTTTTCATGTCTATTTAATTGCTTTCATCATTATCTCAATCGTAGGACTGGATATCATGACCCACTTCTTTCTGTGTGCCTTCTgagtgttttttatttattgtcgtGCATTTGATATATTGAATGTGAACTTGGTTCTCTGTAGGTTAATAGGTCCAGTTCTTTCGTCAGTCAGCTTGTCCAGATACAAAAGAAGCAACTTGCGGATGCCAGTGCATTTGGCGAGAAATTGAAATGCTTTAGAGAATGTGCATCTACTATGGGAAAGTTGTTTTCATTTTCCTCTCCCACTAATAACAATACAAGTTATATGTGCTCTATTGTTCCGAATCAGCTTGCTACTTACAAATGCATGTGGCAACAGAAGGTAAAATTgtgattataattttatttggatGCTTGTATTTCCTATAGTATTTTAAGCATCTgatgttaattatatttatacattttatatatatattttatattttattatgcaGCAATTATTTGATAGTCTGTGTGCTGTATCAAATGGAGAATTACTCTTACTAAGGACAATAGTAAATAGCCATTTAAACACTTGTCAAAGAACAAGACCTTCAGTGAGTGAGATGACTGCTTCCATTGAAGAATTCTTACCAGTGTTCTGTAAATCAAAGGTGAATATATAATGGTTTTTGGTTGTGAACTGCTTTAAATTTGCAATACTTACATATGGCCTTACATTTATGGAAAACATAATTACAGGAATCCTTGGATTGTTACCTAATTGGGGGGTCGAAAGCTGTCACTGCAGTTGCTTCTTCATGTCTTTTTGTTGTTACTCAAGAAATGCAGCAGCTGGTATATGAAAATTTCAAGGTGATAAAGGATTTTAAGAATGATTTTCTTGTACCACAAGAGCAGGGTACAGATAGCAGCTCAGTTACAAATGTTCTGATTCatcattttcaagaaataattaacaagGTATTTAACCTTTGGACTTAACCTTCTGAAGTCCAGTAATTTGAATGAGAAACCTGggattaataaatattattcttTTCAGGCAAAAATAATTGAGGAAGAATTTACCACTGCAATAAAGGCAAATTCTAGTCCTGTAGATTCATCTGAGAAGGACCGTTTTTGCGAAAGACAGTGTGCGGAGCCCAATACTAAGTTTGATAAAGCCCTCGAGTCCACATATCAACACATTGCATCGGTGTTGCAGAATTTATGTTCCCCATGCACTATCCCTAGTGTTGAAGAGCCCACGAAAAAAATTGGTTCAGGGAAAGTGCTATTTGACGGTTCATGGAAAGTGCTATTTGACTCATTTGAATCGTTTACCTCAAATCTTGACATCAACATGCTATGTGATGATCTTTTAAAAACAATCACTTTTGGGGTAGGTTTTGTTAAATCGCAGGTTATTTTAATTCTTCCTTGCTAGGTGACTAAAATGATATGTTTGCTTGTAGGAGGATCTGGTGAATTGTTGTGACAATAAAATTTGCAGTCATTCTTGCAAAGTAGGAGTCCATTTTCAAAATCTTCATATGCTCGTGGATCTATTACTGAAATTCAGTGACGAGCTCTTGAAAAATTTCTTAGCTATGCACAGATCAGTAAGCTTAATACTCACTTACCTCTCTCCGATAGCATGAATATGTTATGTAATTGGCATATTATGTAACTTTTTTAGTAACTTACTGTTGTTTGAGTTGGATAATCTAATTCTGTATATCGATTTGCAGGTAGCAGTAACAACTCATGTGATTGCAAATGTTCTAGTTTCTTTATTTTCAAAAGGTTTTGGAACATCAGCAGAAAACAATGAGGAAGATGGAACCGTCAATACATCTGAAGATGCAACTGGGACTGGCATGGGGGAAGGTGTTGGATTAAATGATGTCAGTGATCAGATCACTGATGAAGATCAGCTGCTGGGAACACGTGAACAGGTTAGTTTTGGGCCTTCTATTTTGTATTATTTGGTAAGTTTTGCCTATCAAATATGGATTCTTAAGCCATGTATCATCGTTCTTTTGTCAATGCTGCAGCAAAAGGAAAAGCAAGAGGACTCCAACGAAGTGCCAAGTAGCAATAAAGAAGGCATTGAGATGGATCAGGATTTTCAGGCTGATGCAGTAAGCCTCAGTGAGGAGTCTAGTGAAAATGAAGACTGTGATGGTGAGAATGAGGAGCTTGAGTCTGAAATGGGTCCGACGGGACCAGATAGTGAAGCAGTTAGAGAGAAAATTTGGGATCAGAATGAAGACGAGGCTCCTAAAGATACAAAAGAAAAGTTTGAATCAGGACCTTCAGTTAAGGATAAAGACGGAAGCAACAAGGAGTTAAGAGCCAAGGATGACTCTACCATCAATGAAGCTGGGGACGATAGTTGTGATGAAGGTGATGCTCAGAATGATGAAGCTGTAAACCAGaatgaatttgatgatgaagaaaatgcAGAAGAGGTAAATATGGACATAGAAGAAGCATATTCTGATGCTACTGGATTGAAGCCAGATGAACCAGATGATTCTTCTGACTTGGAGATGGATTTGAATGCAAATGAAGATGTGGATCCTGTTGAAGAGGGAGATCCGGAAGGAGGGCAGAATGATTCAGCTGAGAATGAGAACCAGGATAATGAGACATGCCCACCTGATGAGAATATGGAAGAAGCATGTACTGAAGTTGATGTTTCTTCTGAAAAAGATGATCTAGGTCAGGAAAATCAAGAGAATGGTGACATGAATTCCGCGGAACCAAAGAAAGATACATCTGAATCTTCTGATGTGGTTAATGCACAAGTTTCTCCTGTTGATTTAGCATCACAGTCCAAGAGTGATTTGCAGACATCTGGTTCCGAAAATATAGCATCAGAGTCAAATTGGTCAAATAGCCATCATGACTTTGACAACCCTGCTCTCACGGGAGGCTTTCCTTCTAGTGATATGTCTGAGATGGATCTTAAGATGTCAGACTCCTCAAATACTGGGGGATATAGTAAATCTCAACCTAAATCAAACCGTCCACAGCACGAGCATTCATTTTCTCAAGAAAAACAAACTAATCCTTCCCGAAGTACAGGGGATGCACTTGATTTaaggaaagaaagaataaaTGTATCTGGCGATCTCCCTGAGGATAACCTAGAGAATCATGGTGACATGGATGATGATAATGCCGATGAGTATGGATATGTTTCTGAATTTGAAAAGGGGACAACTCAGGCTTTGGGACCTGCAACGTTGGAACAGGTTGATAGAAACATTGATGGTGATATGCTGGATACTGAAGGTCGTGTTGGAGAAGATGCAAATTTGCAGTTGGAGAAGGAGAAATCAGAAATAGATTCTGTAAGTAATTCTTCCTTACTCCCCAGAAATGAAAAAAGGGATCAATCGAATATGCCAGCCACAGCGAAGTCTCAAGATGATGGATACGTGAATCCTCTTGCTAGTGCAAATATTGATCCTGAAAGTCGTTCGGAAGATGTAGTTTCTATCAGTAGATCATACTTGAGTGAGAACACACATAAATTAAGCCAACTTTCTGTACATGGTGTGCATGATGAGGAATTGGGAAATTGCCATGAAGCTTGCGACGTTCCTGATCATGTGAAAGATATTGCTGCTGCTCTCTGGAGAAGATTTGAACTTAGCACTACAAAGTTATCTCAGGAATTGGCTGAGCAGTTGCGTCTTGTATTGGAGCCCACGGTGGCCAGCAAACTCCAAGGGTATTATAAAACAGGAAGAAGGATACATATGAAAAAGGTAGCTGATGTGTTCTTAATTCTTATTAATATGTATGAGCCTTATAATAAATAGTATGCATCTGTTGATGAATTCTTGGTGCTTACCCTCTTCCTTTACCTTTTAAAAAATGCAAGGTAATACAATTCATAGCAAGTTATTTCCGTATGGATTTAATATGGCTTAGGCGGACCAGACCCAACAAACGTGATTACCAAGTCGTGATTGCTGTTGATGATTCACGTAGCATGTCGGAGAGCTGCTGTGGTGATGTTGCAATTGAAGCTTTGGTTACAGTATGTCGTGCTGTTTCTCAACTCGAAATGGGGAGCTTGGCCGTTGCGAGCTTCGGAACAAAAGGGAACATAAATTTGCTGCATGATTTTGATAGGCCATTCACTGGAGAGGCTGGGGTTAAGGTTAGCAGGATTTATAcaagtctaattttttttttctcccttttTTGACCTTGATATGTGTTCATTTGTTGACTATGTTGAAAGTatttgattgtttgtttttgacTGAGGAACAGATGATCTCCAATTTGACGTTCCAGCAAGAGAATACCATTGCCGATGAACCAGTTGTTGATCTGCTGAAATTTTTGACCAACAAGCTAGATGCTGCAGTTGTAAAAGCACGTCTTCCGTCTGGACATAACCCCCTACAGCAACTTGTTTTAATAATTGCAGATGGTCGTTTTCATGAAAAGGTATATGATTAACAATCTGGCTGTCTCATTATATATATTCATAACTTTTGCCCTCTTTTATTCAATTGTATCTTTTTCAGGAAAACTTAAAGCGGTGTGTTCGAGATGCAATAGCCAGTAATCGAATGGTTGCTTTCTTGCTTCTTGACAACTCTCAGGACTCAATAATGGATCTCATGGTATTTATTCACTGGCACAAGTAATTTTTATGatatatactttttcttttaccTAACCTTGACTTTCTGCACAACAGGAAGCATCCTTTGAGGGCGGAAAGATGAAATTTTCTAAGTACATGGATTCCTTTCCCTTTCCCTATTATATTGTTTTGAGGAACATTGAAGCACTGCCTAGGACCCTTGCAAACCTACTGAGACAGGTAAGTTTGAGTTCTTCCGCCTTTTCTCGAGTTAGAATAAGTCGAAAAGAAAGTATTATTACTAAAATAATGTGttatattttgttgtgtttATTTCAGTGGTTGGAGCTTATGCagtattcaaattcaaattactgAGTGTGGTTTTGAAGACTCATTGAAGACATTAAAAATCCATTTGAGTTCAAGAATGCAGATTTATATTGAAGTGGGATTAGAAAAAGTTATTGGGTTACTTGGGTCTGAGATTTATATTGCTGTGATCGATCGAACCtactaaataatttataaaatttaacccgtacacaaaatttaaaataataatgtataTAATTCAACATAACAAAACAAAGTTACGTTATTTTTAGTCTGATTGTTCAGTCTCACTTAATTTAAGTAATAATTACTGATTAACAATTTGAATATCGACAATTTAATGTTTCAACCTTAACTAGTAACCTCTACACAAAAACTACTCCATtgattttggtttattttttgtgttgttATTATATAACTGATATTGTTGATAAAAATTGATGCATGTTtcatgaagaagatgaaaaagtaactaacaaaagaaaacaaattagatATTTTAATACCACAACTTATAACAACAAACGGAAGTACATTTGAAATCAAGacaaacaacaaacaaaaactaGATTAAATCTAGACATTACAAATTAAAGACTATTTCAATTCAAGGTTATTTAGTAGTAATCAAGTACCTAGttgttaaaaaatgaaatactaGATACTAGCCTCAAAATGAAATAGTCTActaactaaaaaagaaaaaagaaaagaaaagaaagatagTCTACTATTGTTTGTTGTGGTTGCTGGATCTCAAGctcatatattattaattattcatATGAGCGGTTGTCAAAGCATGTTTGTTGTCAACAAGAACTTTGCGCTGTTTTACCAGTTCATCAAGCTCCTCTATTGCAGTAGTCATCCTAGCTTCAATTTCCTCCCTATTGGGGGGATTAACAACATCCAACCTTAATTGATTTATCATTCTGCTCTTGCAATCAATTAAGGAATCAAATTAAATTCTTCGAGTGTCTTTAACATTGCATTGTCGGCCATTTTGAAAAGTTTGTGTTTTAGAGAATTAGAGAAGTAAGAAGAAATAAAGATATATTGTGACCTATCCTATATCCTTACTTCCCTTTTATAGAAGACACATGCATGACGTGTGTGCGTGTGCGCGTGCGCTCGCGTGTGCGTGCgtgtattaattaaaataaataaataaaataataatgtagGTAACTCAACATTACAAAACAAAGTTGTTTTTAGTCTCGAAAACTCCACAAATAGACTTGAAAACTCCACAAATAAAACtatttgttaataatattttgattttgatgatcaATCAAacctaataaataatttaataaaattaaacctttacacaaaatttaaaataataatgtatGTAACTCAACATAACAAAACAAAGTTGTTTTTAGTCTGATTGTTCAGTCTCACTTAATTTAAGTAATAATTACTGATTAACAATTTGAATATTGATAATTTAAGTACTACTAGTAACCTCTACAAAAACCACTCCATTcgttttggtttattttttgttttgttattatataattgatattgttgatataaaaaaaattgaaagaagatgaagaagtaactaacaaaagaaaacaaattagatATTTTAACAGCACAACTAATAACAACAAACAGTAGTACATGTGATTTCAAATTTGTATGGGACTGACATACTTTACTTGGCGGTGGTCGTCCTCACGATCGTGGGAATTCGCTAACCGCATCTACTTTGGAGAATGAGAATATATTGAAGTCTGTGTATCATGTGATTCCAAATCATTTCCCCCTCTCTGTTTGGGTTAGAATTGATGAATTCTCGACTTCAACTTCAGGAAGAATGGCCATTTTTAACTCTAGTAGCAGGTTTGTTTATTAATTGTTTTCCATTGATCCATATATAGCTTAAGTTACTAATGttacttttaacttttttatttatctttcttttcttcgATTTGAAGCGGCTCAAATTCTAAAGCGAGATTGCCTTCAAGAGCTCCAGTTAGACGATCTACATAAACTGTTGGAGATAATCATAATGAAGAAACTGATTCAATTTGGTGGTCGACAGCCCAAAATCTCGGTCACTGAAATCATTGATGGCAGCAGCCGCCTCTGAacatacatgttttttttttgaatccaatcatatgatatttttgttgttgaagtcCTGCATGTATATGTATGATAGCAACTTCAAATAGTTTTTCAATTTTCCTtcaaccatatatatatatatatatatatatatatatatatatatatatatatatatatatatatatatatatatatatatatatatatatatataatggtaGAGTTTAAGAGGGCGTTGTATGGTTGGCATGATAGCAGCTTCAAATAGTTTTTCAATTATCCTTCAACAAAATAGTTAAACAACATATACAACTTTAACATAACCAATGCatcattttaacaaaatataaaaacaatctCATCTAATTTTATGatgaatataataaaaaaacaaaacaaatatttttacaaaatcattGTGAATTTTGGTTTTTCAACAATAGACCGGCctttagaataaaaaatataatagatcGGCAATTTAAGTAACAATTACTGATTAACAATTTGAATATCGACAATTTAATGTTTCAATCTTAACTAGTAACCTCTACACGAAAACTACTCCGTTAGTTTtggtttaaattttgttttgttttgttattatataattgatattgttgataaaaataaaattaaattgatgcatatttcatgaaaaaaatgaagaagtaactaacaaaagaaaacaaattagatATTTTAACAGCACAACTAATAACAACAAACAGTAGTACATGTGATTCCAAATTTGTATGGGACTGACATACTTTACTTTGCGGTGGTCGTCCTCACGATCGTGGGAATTCGCTAACCGCATCTACTTTTGAGAATGAGAATCTATTGAAATCTGTGTATCATGTGATTCGAAATCATTTCCCCCTCTCTATTTGGGTTAGAATTGATTAATTCTTGGCTTCAACTTCAGGAAGAATGACAATTTTTAACTCTATTAGCAGGTTTGTTTATTACTTGTTTTCCGTAGGTCCATATATAGCTTAAGTTACTAATGttacttttaacttttttatttatctttcttttatTAGATTTGAAGCGGCTCAAATTCTAAAGCGAGATTGCCTTCAAGAGCTCCTGCTGGACGATCTACATAAACTGTTGGAGATAATCATAATGAAGAAACTGATTCAATTTGGTGGTCGACAACCCAAGATCTCGGTCACTGAAATCATTAATGGCAGCAGCCGCCTCTAAacatacatgttttttttttaaatccaatCATACTACTGTTTGTTGTTATTAGTTGTGCTGTTAAAATatctaatttgttttcttttgttagttacttcttcatcttcttcatgaAATATGcatcaatttcaattttattttattttttttatcaacaatatcagttatataataacaaaacaaaaaataaaccgAAACTAACGGAGTAGTTTTTGTATAGAGGTTCGAAACATTAAATTGTCGATATTCAAATTGTTAATCAGTAACTGTTACTTAAATTGCCGATCtattatgttttttattctaAAGGCCGGTCTATTGTTGAAAAGCCAAAATTCACaatgattttataaaaatatttgttttgtatttttattataatcatCATAAAATTAGATGAGattgtttttgtattttgttaaaATGATGCATGTGTTATGTTAAAGTTGTATATGTTGTTTGTAATACACACATGACTTATGTCTTTCACCCTTGGCTTTTGTTCTAGCAAACAAATAGTAGCACAATTATATTTTCATTGAACAAATTGAAACAATTTTATTAGAAAGTTTTTCTTCCTAATAAATTAATGCATAATGTCACCAATATTAACATAATATTGACAACATTACATACGTTCCCATGTCTAACTCACTATAAGATGAAACAACACATAACAAGAAAATGTAAGAAATATCAAAGATGTGAGAATTTTAACGTTGAAGCACGTTCAAACTATAGATTGAACCCATAACCTTATCTAAGCACTTTTGGATAATGCATTCATTGTTAGCAATATTAAAGAACTTGTCTTCAAAATGTAGCTCAATTAATAATTATCACAACTCAAGGACATTAAGTGTAAATTGCCTTTATATGTTAAGTTTGTGATATATCATACCCTATATTTATATTGAGCAATGCAAATTAAGCTTGTGAATGACAAATCTTGTGCTCCTGATTAATCAAGATCGATTCACTTCATATATATAGCAGACTTGACATTATATACCTTGCAACTAATAATTGTAAACAATGTTGCATTTCATTTGTTAATTATACCATTTTCCATATTTGTAAGTTACATGTGACATGAAACAATgtatacaaatttaaaaatataaagaaaagaaGGGGTTGATGGGTTAGAATTCAAGagaatatttattttcaatctTATTCTGAAGAACATAAAAGGGATGATAAGTTTGGTTATTTGATTGATAACATTGTTTATCAGATTGATTGAATTAAAATTTTCAGCGTTGTAGATTATCGTAGAAAAAATACAAAGGAATGTTCTGGTAGACAATTAATTTATGATTAACGGAGCTTTTTTAATTAATAGAGATTATTATAGGGTATGATATTTTAaccataaaattaattttagtttaccatatattattttacaaaaaaacttaCATTTTCTTATCCCGAATCATTTGGCTAGCTAAGATTAAAAAAGTCataaatagattaaaaaaaagaaggcatgtgatcaacaaacaaaaataagagCTTGTCATGCTGGTAACTCAAACCTGCAAAGCAATAGTTTGTTCATGGGTCGGTACCATAGTGTGTATCGACGAGTTAAAAACTTGGGGGAAGTAAATAAGAAAATCTataattatgaataaaaatatatgataaaacCGGAAAACATTGTAAGTTTGTAACTATACAAAAAAGAAGGAAACAAAATATTCGTTCACTATTATATATcaaaagtatatatatacacattcaCCAAGTctcggaaaaaaaaattgattcacgAAAAAAAATAGTGAGTAAATAAAGattcacaaataaaaaaaacagttCTCATTCTTCTAAATTCCttaaatcttaatttttattaagtaCGTTTCAAAAAAACTGTTTGGCTCAACTTttctttgaagaaaaaaaaatctaaaataagtTAGGTCAGACGCTACCTAAAAGACTACGCCtcatcaaattaattaaataaaaaatcaaatatatcaattctTTTGCTTAGTTTATGAAATAGAAAAGGATTATATCtcatcaaattaattaaaaaaaatcggaTCAATGGTAAAAAATCAGACATACCATACTAATGGTAAATAATCAAACATAATAAGCAATTCATATATATCTTTAATCTTTAATCTCTTCTATCATATATTTGTAAATGATGTATTGCAATCATGAAATAACCTGATGCATATATCCCTTAATCTTAATACAATTTCATTAGTACTAAGATTAAGGGATTATACGATACATTCTTTGTctgtataaaaatttatttattgcacATATTTTTATTCAGCATAGCTTCATTAACAATGTTGCCAATTATACAGACAGAAACAACACTTCTTTCATGATGTGCAAAGTTAATTATTCATCGATCACATGTTATACAAGACAACATCTTGTGAAAGAAACTTTTGGAATTTGGTTGTGTACTACATGTTTCAGCACAATCAACAATTTCAGAACCATCAGCACCATTTTGCTTTGCTTTCTCACACTCATTCAAAAATGTATTGAATGCATCCTCGACATATTTAACTGCATCCGTAACACACATGTTCTCGATTAACTTGTCCGGGTATATACTCTTTCTATGATCACCATTTAGAGTAGCTGCCATTAGTACCAATTCTTCCTGTAATTCACTCAACTTAGCTTGTTCTTTAGCAGCAGCCTCTCTTAGTTTAATCGGATCAGGCAATTTCTCTACACAATGGTCACTTAAATCGTCAAGAAACACGATTGAtggttaaaaaatttattcttgtACACGTAATATCAACCTTTGATTAATAATTGATATTAATTACTAAAAACTCGAATGTTGTTCACTTTACAAGAGTTTGTCCAACAAGAATCGAACTAACAACGTTCTATTCATTCTAAGTTCAtcaaaaaaatacacattaaataatttattatgcATTGGAACATAATAagataaaatatgattttatttttcttatcttacattaaatgatttttttttctaccccctCTTGTCCCAACAAAATCACAATCACCAAAGTACAATATAatcaccaatcgttagttggttcagtggtgattggtgctggACTTGGTAGCGAGAACCACAATTCGATtctccgcaactgcgatcgggagggggctggaatcACTTATGCCGTAACtgatccccgaaccagattaggcggtccagtggaccggatactggtggtgaaaacaaaaaaaagtacaatATATCAAAGAAGAAATGTTGATATTTTACCTGGACAATCAGTTCTTGGTTTGGTTAGAGTTAAAAGACCCTCAAATGTTCCTGCCCATGCATCTctctttgtcaaaaaatttgGGAGATTGAATATCTTCTTAACAGTTGCTGGTATAGATGAATGCTCATATTGTGATGTTGGGAATGGTCCAGAAGGTTCATGCAACACTGTATAATAAAACCATGTTATGACTAATATATGTAATATTTGTGTTCTATggtataaattttaactaaagTTAGCATTAACAACTTTTAAATAATGCACATAATTAATAACTTAGCTTTTGTTTGCATGCATATAAGCATCTTATTCTTACCTTTTCCTGGCTCAATCCATGGAGAAATAAAGATGGTTGGAACCCTTACACCAAGCCTATCAAACTTAAACTTGAAAGGCTCAGGACCAACAATGTCATCTGGACTAGGAACTCCGTCTACCGGCGTTGgcacatgatcgtaaaatcctcCATGTTCGTCGTATGTAATCACAAACAACATTTCATTCCATTGTGGACTACCTCTTAGTGCTTCATACACTTCTTTTACGAATTTTTGTCCTTCTCCAACATCATGAGATGGATGATCGTCATTTCCAGGTATCGATAACAAGTCGAAAAATCTTTGTTCTATCACCACGTAGTTTGGTAGCTTCCCTTCTTCACAATGCTTCTTGAATGTTAAGCCATATTCATGAAAGTTATCTATGTATTTAAGCTTCCTAAGACTCCTGAAAGTGATTAATGAAATATATCCTA from Trifolium pratense cultivar HEN17-A07 linkage group LG5, ARS_RC_1.1, whole genome shotgun sequence encodes:
- the LOC123885459 gene encoding non-specific phospholipase C4-like, whose protein sequence is MTSNSSTSHSYPIKTVVILVQENRSFDHMLGWMKSLNPEIDGVTGSESNPISTSDSNSNRVQFNDQSIYVDPDPGHSIQDIYEQIFGEPWSEASAAKKLPPKMEGFPQNAARQEKPKDATVPMTEAVMNGFKPDLVPIYKELVKEFAVCDRWFASVPASTQPNRLYVHSATSHGLSSNDTNKLIGGLPQKTIFDSLDENGFNFGIYYQQPPSTLFYRSLRKLKYIDNFHEYGLTFKKHCEEGKLPNYVVIEQRFFDLLSIPGNDDHPSHDVGEGQKFVKEVYEALRGSPQWNEMLFVITYDEHGGFYDHVPTPVDGVPSPDDIVGPEPFKFKFDRLGVRVPTIFISPWIEPGKVLHEPSGPFPTSQYEHSSIPATVKKIFNLPNFLTKRDAWAGTFEGLLTLTKPRTDCPEKLPDPIKLREAAAKEQAKLSELQEELVLMAATLNGDHRKSIYPDKLIENMCVTDAVKYVEDAFNTFLNECEKAKQNGADGSEIVDCAETCSTQPNSKSFFHKMLSCITCDR